A region from the Arcobacter sp. LA11 genome encodes:
- a CDS encoding ABC transporter substrate-binding protein — MRILVLIIFSISTIFSSEIKVGISAAFSGPAEKLGTNVRDGILTYFNKNNKSNTKHKFKLIAYDDGYEPKAAAKNMRKLIEEDKVLAVLGNVGTPTANVTVPIANEKKTLLFGAFTGAGVLRKNPPERYIINYRASYAQETANMINGLLSIGIKPKEIALFTQNDGYGNAGYFGVVRALNSRGLNHSIKKIQHGRYTRNTLNVEDGLSTILDSLEDIKAVIIVGAYAPAAKFIKLAKEDFPNAYFLNVSFVGSEALKNALGEETSNVIVTQVVPFYESDLPIVKEYLIDLKEYLPNAKPNFVSLEGYIVAKLFALAVNDLSSENISTENIINKILNMKNLDIGIGKKSDFNKNKYQFSDIIWPTIIKNNKFVELKWNELK, encoded by the coding sequence ATGAGAATCTTAGTTTTAATTATTTTTTCCATTTCAACTATTTTTTCTTCTGAAATAAAAGTTGGAATTAGTGCTGCTTTTTCTGGTCCTGCTGAGAAGTTAGGAACAAATGTAAGAGATGGAATTCTCACTTACTTTAATAAAAACAATAAATCAAATACTAAACATAAATTCAAATTAATTGCCTATGATGATGGTTATGAACCAAAGGCTGCTGCAAAAAATATGCGAAAACTTATTGAAGAAGATAAAGTTTTAGCAGTATTAGGAAATGTAGGAACTCCTACTGCAAATGTTACTGTTCCTATTGCAAATGAAAAAAAGACTTTACTTTTTGGAGCATTTACAGGAGCAGGTGTTTTACGTAAAAATCCCCCAGAAAGATATATAATCAATTATCGTGCTTCTTATGCACAAGAAACTGCAAATATGATTAATGGATTACTTTCTATTGGTATAAAACCAAAAGAGATAGCACTTTTTACTCAAAATGATGGATATGGAAATGCAGGCTATTTTGGGGTAGTTAGGGCATTAAATAGTAGAGGTTTAAATCATAGTATTAAAAAAATCCAACATGGAAGATATACTAGAAATACTTTAAATGTAGAAGATGGTTTAAGTACAATTCTAGATAGTTTAGAAGATATAAAAGCAGTAATTATTGTGGGTGCTTATGCTCCTGCTGCAAAATTTATAAAGCTTGCAAAAGAAGATTTTCCAAATGCGTACTTTTTAAATGTATCTTTTGTTGGAAGTGAAGCTTTAAAAAATGCACTTGGAGAAGAAACTTCCAATGTAATCGTTACTCAAGTAGTTCCTTTTTATGAGTCAGATTTACCAATTGTAAAAGAGTATTTAATTGATTTAAAAGAGTATTTACCAAATGCAAAACCTAACTTTGTCTCTTTAGAAGGATATATTGTTGCAAAACTTTTTGCTTTGGCAGTAAATGATTTATCTTCAGAAAATATTTCGACAGAAAATATTATAAATAAAATTTTAAACATGAAAAATCTAGATATTGGAATAGGAAAGAAGTCTGATTTTAATAAAAATAAATATCAGTTCAGTGATATTATTTGGCCTACAATTATTAAAAATAATAAATTTGTAGAATTAAAATGGAATGAACTTAAATAG
- a CDS encoding murein L,D-transpeptidase family protein gives MKKILLFLTIISNIMLADLVDIYRSQGLDAVKEQLEKELTTKNYWEKYLSDKNVDFGYYESKKFLILAQKGAKEIALYKVDKKNHNLVLRDSVIVGEKDGDKQVEGDLKTPEGVYDLTEKLTKLDQFYGPLALVTSYPNTFDKTLNKKGHGIWIHGMPLNEEREEFTKGCIALDNPRLKELDENIEFNKSILLISDENFRKASREDISIILSSIFKWREAWKASDINSYLKFYSNSFKRHDGMTINQFKAYKKRIFSKKEKKKIKFSNINITPYPNSLKKQMYKVVMDEDYKTKYYTFVGKKELYIELKNNKIKILAEG, from the coding sequence GTGAAAAAAATTTTACTATTTTTAACAATAATTTCTAATATTATGCTTGCAGATTTAGTAGATATATATAGAAGTCAAGGTTTAGATGCTGTTAAAGAACAACTTGAAAAAGAGTTAACAACAAAGAATTACTGGGAAAAATACTTATCAGATAAAAATGTAGACTTTGGATATTATGAATCAAAGAAGTTTCTAATTTTAGCACAAAAAGGTGCAAAGGAAATTGCTTTATACAAAGTTGATAAAAAAAATCATAATTTAGTTTTAAGAGATAGTGTTATAGTTGGTGAAAAAGATGGAGATAAACAAGTTGAAGGTGATTTAAAAACTCCAGAAGGTGTATATGACTTAACAGAAAAACTGACAAAATTAGACCAATTTTATGGACCTCTAGCTCTAGTAACTTCATATCCAAATACTTTTGATAAAACATTAAATAAAAAAGGTCATGGAATTTGGATTCATGGAATGCCTTTAAATGAAGAACGAGAAGAATTTACAAAAGGTTGTATTGCATTAGATAATCCAAGATTAAAAGAATTAGATGAAAATATTGAGTTTAATAAATCAATATTGTTAATTTCAGATGAGAATTTTAGAAAAGCTTCAAGAGAAGACATTAGTATTATTTTATCTTCAATCTTTAAATGGAGAGAAGCATGGAAAGCTTCAGATATAAATAGTTATCTGAAATTTTATTCTAATTCATTTAAAAGACATGATGGTATGACAATAAATCAGTTTAAAGCATATAAAAAACGAATTTTTTCTAAAAAAGAAAAAAAGAAAATTAAATTTTCAAATATAAATATAACTCCTTATCCAAACTCTTTAAAGAAACAGATGTATAAAGTCGTAATGGACGAGGATTATAAAACAAAATATTACACTTTTGTTGGGAAAAAAGAACTTTATATTGAGTTAAAAAACAATAAGATTAAAATACTAGCAGAGGGATAA
- a CDS encoding peptidoglycan DD-metalloendopeptidase family protein encodes MKKIIILFIFTVTTLFSAMVQETKWPKGETFLTFLEKYSIPQSLYFELEKEDKELCSEITADRYYYLMENEDGTLNQVLIPVSEEIQLHIYKGSDDKYKFKTMPISYQEYTETIAIPIKTSVSDELQKATGSAALAAHLKAMFKASANFRRMQKNDFIAVKYTQKSLLGKPFGQPDIKAAMVEISGKKFYRIKNEKDDKYYDEKGKAFTKTYFFKIPLTYKRISSPFTKKRWHPVLKRYRAHLGTDFAAPRGRKIYAAGDGRIEFIGRRGGYGKTIIIRHPNGYKTLYAHQNKFRGGLKRGSRVKRGQHIGYVGNTGLSSGPHLHLGLYKNGRAVNPMKVIRKPETKGLKGKNKKTFLANTKIIINKLNNEVESENRKSATRLDRLTSTSELNSNKDI; translated from the coding sequence GTGAAAAAAATCATTATACTTTTTATTTTTACAGTTACAACACTTTTTTCAGCTATGGTGCAAGAAACAAAATGGCCTAAAGGGGAAACATTTTTAACTTTTCTTGAAAAATATTCAATTCCTCAAAGTCTATATTTTGAGCTTGAGAAAGAAGATAAAGAACTTTGTTCTGAAATAACAGCAGATAGATACTACTATCTTATGGAAAATGAAGATGGTACTTTAAACCAAGTATTAATACCTGTTTCTGAAGAGATACAATTACATATCTACAAAGGCTCAGATGACAAATATAAGTTCAAAACTATGCCTATTAGTTATCAAGAATATACTGAAACTATTGCAATCCCAATTAAAACATCTGTTTCTGACGAATTACAAAAGGCCACTGGTTCAGCCGCATTAGCTGCGCACTTAAAGGCTATGTTTAAAGCTTCTGCAAACTTTAGAAGAATGCAAAAGAATGATTTTATTGCAGTAAAATATACTCAAAAATCTTTATTAGGTAAACCTTTTGGTCAACCTGATATAAAAGCTGCAATGGTAGAAATCTCAGGAAAGAAGTTTTATAGAATAAAAAATGAAAAAGATGATAAATATTATGATGAAAAAGGTAAAGCATTTACCAAAACTTACTTTTTTAAGATACCATTAACATATAAAAGAATTTCTAGTCCTTTTACAAAAAAAAGATGGCATCCTGTATTAAAAAGATATAGAGCTCATTTAGGAACAGATTTTGCTGCACCAAGAGGAAGAAAAATTTATGCAGCAGGTGACGGAAGAATAGAGTTTATTGGTAGACGAGGAGGATATGGTAAAACAATTATCATAAGACATCCAAACGGATACAAAACACTTTATGCTCATCAAAATAAATTTAGAGGTGGATTAAAAAGAGGTTCTAGAGTTAAAAGAGGTCAACATATTGGTTATGTAGGAAATACAGGACTTAGTTCAGGTCCACATTTACATTTAGGATTATATAAAAATGGTCGAGCTGTAAATCCAATGAAAGTAATTAGAAAACCTGAAACTAAAGGTTTAAAAGGAAAGAATAAAAAAACTTTCTTAGCAAATACAAAAATTATAATAAATAAACTTAACAATGAAGTAGAGAGTGAGAATAGAAAAAGTGCAACAAGACTTGATAGATTAACTTCTACAAGTGAACTAAATTCAAATAAAGATATATAA
- the mgtE gene encoding magnesium transporter, producing MPNENAIKDPIKLLGKINELHPSDIAYSLKKIEQKSEEDFFHVIKQLPEDILGEVILELPENLREDVYEELSIEKLTDAVDELESDDATDIIQEIEELDEEKAKEIFEGLEEEDQQEIDWLKRYEEDEAGSYMQTELFSANLNETIQESITRLKKGKAEDELENIHQVFIVNEDNRLIASILLEDLIIFDFEKTYEQIINAHEENRFKPFVVQDKDDIDDVAKQFEKYDLSVVAVIGYQDMLMGRITSDDILDVIEENATEQMYQLAGVDDDFEHEDNLFTTARKRALWLFLNLGTAILASLVIGIFDETIESYVALAILMPIVASMGGNAGTQTLAVMVRQLALGDIDFDNSKDAIKKEVFISLFNGLLFAILIGIIAWVWFNTAMLGLVIAMSMVINLFSAGFFGASIPLVLKKFDIDPAIGSTVLLTTVTDIVGFFSFLMLAKVILL from the coding sequence ATGCCAAATGAAAATGCTATAAAAGATCCTATTAAACTTCTTGGGAAGATCAATGAACTACATCCTAGTGATATAGCATATTCATTAAAAAAGATTGAACAAAAAAGCGAAGAAGATTTTTTTCATGTAATTAAACAACTTCCTGAAGATATTTTAGGAGAGGTGATTCTTGAGTTACCAGAAAACTTAAGAGAAGATGTATATGAAGAGCTTTCTATTGAAAAACTTACAGATGCTGTTGATGAGCTTGAATCAGATGATGCAACAGATATCATTCAAGAAATTGAAGAATTAGATGAAGAAAAAGCAAAAGAGATTTTTGAAGGTCTTGAAGAAGAAGACCAGCAAGAAATTGATTGGCTAAAAAGATATGAAGAAGACGAAGCTGGTTCATATATGCAAACTGAGCTTTTTTCTGCAAATTTAAATGAAACAATTCAAGAATCAATTACAAGATTAAAAAAAGGAAAAGCTGAAGATGAATTAGAAAACATTCATCAAGTTTTTATTGTAAATGAAGATAATAGATTAATTGCTTCTATTTTATTAGAAGATTTAATTATTTTTGATTTTGAAAAAACGTATGAACAAATAATAAATGCACATGAAGAAAATCGTTTTAAACCTTTTGTCGTTCAAGATAAAGATGATATTGATGATGTAGCAAAACAGTTTGAAAAATATGATCTGAGTGTTGTTGCAGTAATTGGTTATCAAGATATGCTTATGGGAAGAATTACTTCTGATGATATTTTAGATGTAATTGAAGAAAATGCAACAGAACAAATGTATCAATTAGCAGGGGTTGATGACGATTTTGAGCATGAAGATAATCTTTTTACAACTGCTAGAAAAAGGGCTTTATGGTTATTTTTAAACCTTGGAACTGCCATTTTAGCATCCCTAGTAATCGGAATTTTTGATGAAACAATTGAATCTTATGTAGCATTGGCAATTCTTATGCCTATAGTTGCTTCTATGGGTGGAAATGCAGGGACTCAGACACTAGCAGTAATGGTAAGACAGCTTGCTTTAGGAGACATTGACTTTGATAATAGTAAAGATGCTATAAAAAAAGAAGTTTTTATATCCTTATTTAATGGGCTTTTATTTGCAATTCTAATTGGGATAATAGCTTGGGTTTGGTTTAATACTGCAATGCTTGGTCTTGTAATTGCAATGTCAATGGTTATAAATTTATTTAGTGCAGGTTTTTTTGGAGCTTCTATTCCATTGGTATTAAAAAAATTTGATATTGACCCAGCTATTGGAAGTACTGTACTATTAACTACGGTTACAGATATTGTTGGATTTTTTAGTTTCTTAATGCTTGCAAAAGTAATTCTTCTTTAA
- a CDS encoding DUF3365 domain-containing protein, with translation MQKYTKIFIIFAILTINLIGLKFYLDIKDIKELKNMVVKDEAKALTALFLSFRETYQNIFIEKHIQIDEKTINLLPVRTNDAISSTFSKIVGDKITIRTVSDRPRNIKNKANNNEMNIIDFFNKNSDKESYFKAEENATFYYAQPLYITDSCLKCHGKKTEALETIRDRYDNAYNYKIGDLRGIVSIKVTKKDIVEKIDNNFYRDLKTTIILYILFLIAIYLIIRIIIKNEQQDANILKNKVDEQVKQLREQDNTLLQQSKMAEMGEMIGNIAHQWRQPLSAISTSASGIKLKNEFDTLDDDYLNGSLDSIVKSTQYLSQTIDDFRNFIKGDKDKRVFKLSDNIHTDLEILKGMLKHNEIKIELEIEENLEIESYPNELTQIIINIVNNSKDALTENKIKNKYIFINAKKIENKYIQISIRDNANGIPLDIIDKIFDPYFTTKHQSQGTGLGLYMTHRIVKESLKGEIAAKNITFNYEGENYTGAEFIIKLPHKIK, from the coding sequence GTGCAGAAATATACAAAAATTTTTATAATCTTTGCAATATTAACTATAAATCTTATCGGCTTAAAATTTTACTTAGATATAAAAGATATAAAAGAACTTAAAAATATGGTAGTCAAAGATGAAGCAAAAGCCCTTACTGCTTTATTTCTATCATTTAGAGAAACTTACCAAAATATCTTTATAGAGAAACATATACAAATTGATGAAAAGACAATTAACTTATTACCTGTAAGGACTAATGATGCTATATCAAGTACTTTTTCAAAAATTGTAGGGGATAAAATTACTATCCGTACAGTATCTGACAGACCAAGAAATATCAAAAATAAAGCAAATAATAATGAAATGAATATTATAGATTTCTTCAATAAAAATTCTGATAAAGAATCATATTTTAAAGCAGAAGAAAATGCTACATTTTATTATGCTCAACCTTTATATATTACAGATTCATGTTTAAAATGTCATGGTAAAAAAACTGAAGCATTAGAAACAATTAGAGATAGATATGACAATGCATACAACTATAAGATTGGTGATTTAAGAGGAATTGTTAGTATTAAAGTTACAAAAAAAGATATTGTAGAAAAAATTGATAACAATTTTTATAGAGATTTAAAAACCACTATCATTTTATATATTTTATTTCTTATAGCAATTTATTTAATAATAAGAATTATAATAAAAAATGAACAACAAGATGCAAACATTTTAAAAAATAAAGTAGATGAGCAAGTTAAACAATTAAGAGAACAAGATAATACACTTTTACAACAATCAAAAATGGCAGAAATGGGAGAAATGATTGGAAACATTGCTCACCAGTGGAGACAACCTTTAAGTGCAATATCTACAAGTGCTAGTGGAATAAAATTAAAAAATGAATTTGATACTCTTGATGATGATTATTTAAACGGTTCTCTTGATAGTATAGTTAAAAGTACTCAATATCTTTCTCAAACAATTGACGACTTTAGAAACTTTATAAAAGGAGATAAAGATAAAAGAGTATTTAAACTTAGTGACAATATCCATACAGACTTAGAAATACTAAAAGGAATGCTAAAACATAATGAAATTAAAATTGAGTTAGAAATCGAAGAAAACTTAGAAATAGAAAGTTATCCAAATGAATTAACTCAAATTATTATTAATATAGTTAATAACTCTAAAGATGCATTAACAGAAAATAAAATTAAGAATAAATATATTTTCATTAATGCAAAAAAAATAGAAAACAAATATATTCAAATTTCAATAAGAGATAATGCAAATGGAATACCTCTTGATATAATTGATAAGATTTTCGATCCATATTTCACAACTAAACATCAATCTCAAGGAACAGGACTAGGTCTTTATATGACACATAGAATAGTAAAAGAGAGTTTAAAAGGTGAAATAGCTGCTAAAAATATTACCTTTAATTACGAAGGAGAAAATTATACTGGCGCTGAATTTATAATTAAGTTACCTCACAAGATAAAGTAA
- a CDS encoding PAS domain-containing sensor histidine kinase — protein MKNSSSAFFISLIYFLISLILLLFSDELLFLITKNPETIANLQDMKAWIFIIISSIFIYFMIKLLTKKHEKSKDELEKIFNSLASPTMLFNEDGKILMINKIFEELTGYKYKEIDTIEKWTRKAYGEKALEVKEIINSLYSVDDIVDAGVFQIMTKNDKKICWHFNTAPFGIKNGKRTIIATALDVTELKEKEKMMIQQSKMAAMGEILENIAHQWRQPLSTISTASTGIKLQNEHGILTNEIITESMDMINKSAQHLSKTIDDFRGFFKPDQKKEFFKVKHTFEKIIMIIGNKFDGEKINFISEIEDFQILNYNNALIQVLINIFTNSKDVFNEKKIKDRFIFVDVSSDEYSATIQIKDNAGGISSKIIDKVFEPYFTTKHQAQGTGIGLYMSEELITKHMKGKIKVENSKFLYDGKKYSGALFTITLPLKI, from the coding sequence ATGAAGAATTCTTCATCAGCTTTTTTTATTTCATTAATTTATTTTCTAATTAGCTTGATATTGCTTCTTTTCTCTGATGAACTTCTATTTTTAATTACTAAAAACCCAGAAACAATTGCAAATTTACAAGATATGAAAGCTTGGATTTTTATTATAATAAGTTCTATTTTTATATATTTTATGATCAAACTCCTAACTAAAAAACATGAAAAAAGTAAAGATGAACTTGAAAAAATTTTCAATTCTCTAGCTTCTCCAACTATGCTATTTAATGAAGATGGCAAAATACTTATGATAAATAAAATCTTCGAAGAATTAACAGGTTATAAATATAAAGAAATTGACACAATAGAAAAATGGACAAGGAAAGCTTATGGAGAAAAAGCTTTAGAAGTTAAGGAAATTATTAATTCACTATATTCAGTTGATGATATAGTAGATGCAGGTGTTTTCCAAATAATGACAAAAAATGATAAAAAAATTTGCTGGCATTTTAATACTGCTCCTTTTGGAATAAAAAATGGAAAAAGAACTATTATAGCAACCGCATTAGATGTAACTGAATTAAAAGAAAAAGAAAAGATGATGATTCAACAATCTAAAATGGCTGCAATGGGTGAGATTTTAGAAAATATAGCACACCAATGGAGACAACCATTATCTACAATATCTACTGCCTCTACAGGGATTAAGCTACAAAATGAACATGGTATCTTAACAAATGAAATTATTACAGAATCTATGGATATGATAAATAAATCAGCACAACATTTATCTAAAACAATAGATGATTTTAGAGGTTTTTTTAAACCTGATCAAAAAAAAGAATTTTTCAAAGTTAAACATACTTTTGAAAAAATCATTATGATTATTGGAAATAAGTTTGATGGAGAAAAAATCAATTTTATTTCAGAGATAGAAGATTTTCAAATTTTAAATTATAACAATGCTTTAATACAAGTTTTAATCAATATATTTACAAACTCAAAAGATGTATTCAATGAAAAAAAGATAAAGGATAGATTTATATTTGTTGATGTATCAAGTGATGAATACTCTGCAACTATACAAATAAAAGACAATGCAGGAGGAATTTCAAGTAAAATTATTGATAAAGTATTCGAACCCTACTTTACTACAAAACATCAAGCACAAGGGACAGGAATTGGTCTTTATATGAGTGAAGAACTCATTACCAAACACATGAAAGGTAAAATAAAAGTTGAAAATAGTAAATTTTTATATGATGGTAAAAAATATAGTGGAGCATTATTTACAATAACACTACCACTTAAAATTTAA
- the folE gene encoding GTP cyclohydrolase I FolE, translated as MDKELKFEDSIKSILEYIGEDINREGLEKTPSRVRKAFEFMCSGYNKDPKEIINQALFTSSNDEMVVIKDIEFYSMCEHHMLPIIGKAHIAYIPNGKVVGLSKIPRIVDVFARRLQIQEQMTEQICDALHETLNPKGVAVMIDARHMCMEMRGVEKICSTTVTSALRGLFKKEKKTKDEFLSIVAQSLHK; from the coding sequence ATGGATAAAGAATTAAAATTTGAAGATTCTATTAAAAGTATTTTAGAGTATATTGGTGAAGATATAAATAGAGAAGGTTTAGAAAAAACTCCAAGTAGAGTTAGAAAAGCATTTGAGTTTATGTGTAGTGGATATAATAAAGATCCAAAAGAGATTATTAATCAAGCACTTTTTACAAGTTCAAATGATGAAATGGTAGTAATAAAAGATATTGAGTTTTATTCTATGTGTGAACATCATATGTTACCAATAATAGGTAAGGCACATATTGCATATATTCCAAATGGAAAAGTAGTTGGACTTTCAAAAATTCCTAGAATAGTTGATGTTTTTGCAAGAAGATTACAAATACAAGAGCAGATGACAGAACAAATTTGTGATGCATTACATGAAACTCTAAATCCTAAAGGTGTCGCAGTTATGATTGATGCAAGACATATGTGTATGGAGATGAGGGGTGTTGAAAAAATATGCTCTACAACAGTAACCTCTGCTTTAAGAGGATTATTTAAAAAAGAGAAAAAAACAAAAGATGAGTTTTTATCTATTGTAGCGCAGTCTTTACATAAATAA